The Drosophila innubila isolate TH190305 chromosome 3R unlocalized genomic scaffold, UK_Dinn_1.0 2_E_3R, whole genome shotgun sequence genome has a segment encoding these proteins:
- the LOC117789530 gene encoding rootletin produces the protein MQAYRDNFKQTPCPSAVDLPGPPTGGGGGGRGGEGGTSSQRLPFSRNRGGRGESCNNAHNGSGGAITPRMMSPAPIPTPAPAPPIGDCSANALLRQNQELRQRLADESHSYRRRLDTYKQAQHNQANLVSRLQSKIQQYRQRCSDLEDRMHDTIKPTTTTTTTATSVPCVPKLTTGPTASQVLCSTSLTLGQSSLPCSSSLDSPPPSCSRDYLLDDGGNELCRKLEEERNRCEQIVAQNNALRQQLEESNRTNEALTNDLQKLTNDWAGMRDELLIKEDEFKEEEQAFKDYYNSEHNRLLKMWREVVAVKRAFKDMQSAMKSEVAKMGQEINGVSKDINCSNSSVAYTLQQAKRAADEELKQTRRINDELQSQLATLKVQYESARHEIMERDQRLLELMNQLKKLEDRCAQAESQAALANRYNDEIERLNNSMREIAQAVVQDAEIADREADAEVNTAMQHMHLSRDGAAGTGAGGGGGGGASTGGKSPRRNSTRASQAFAEGTISAVQAALHKYQLALHDMQVKFQHSSESLRNTRTQLDTSEGTKQLLTNKMQQLTEKLDASNSKLSELLQERESLQKTLDEVRVQKQQSEMGRADLNNAFENLSGDFEKLQLNYGKLQKRIDSMEEDKKAVELEIQRILKDKNITELNLRSEEDRSSRLREETISLREELNRVSLNRDLLEQQRIESDNLIGLLEKQKSDLEYDLDKILLEKCDLQEKHEKLSNNNCSTSDELKSVQNCLQDVQEERKKLRLQSTDQANEIGELKKELAVLDKARLELETDNLSYSEKLKCLQLEKEKILQDLACMTREKCDIHNQLTATCRKKEATNEELMRTRQRLEQTTETNSRLNRNIEDMVKDVEEKQVVIDLHEKDTHRLNELLAALRSEKESLETVLFDTNTTLETVEEKRSQLERDLQEALVREESLKNHVARLQKDLEICQRKAQETKTQLLNAARAADSEFNQRIASLQAAAEDASKRHGDEVLQLRTALEKRMQQALQALQTAKDDEIEKLQERLAALQAHIESLVQQHEETLIRAENEKQQALLMAHRDKQAVAERLESVSRDLKTEQEALDRSKREANARDEKQRSAIAQLKDEIVLMRTKEEEHKIKLEECIRKQELQLNSMREERDTLCRLSEEFKMEIRLKEDKMEGTNNELQDALRKTKEGEGYIESLRKELTDSRRQLADSNIERDKYSSSNKELRDHVKRVESAKREQARAIEEALQKISNLEETRNTLENERTRLSTILKETENNFTKTTQELNSTKSTLHKTQMEFAQKDEGGKELQTKLSAEMELKERAQQELCQIKKQLSDLEANLCATRQELGRARCHNNQEEHRFHAREQELATRMEEARGREKRLEDQKHNLEVCLADATQQIQELKARLGGAEGRIRALDEQLACLELHKRDVEHKLSSVVHTLRRIAGIQVDGSVNLSHRLLSPSRRFSPSRSVGDYDTRSTSQCPDAAIDVDPDLIRKGVRNLMHQVAHLEREKDDYKSQLAAFKKQLQDAAEQQLRCDAKLGKLQAMLRNLQEEKSNLETERKMKISALNALEEKLKQRSDECQMLRERLAQTEMQLAATSEENGQNEERLEKSRQQCGKLEQEKRLLQEELAKVEGRASKLDLQRVALEGDLTRLQMALQEKDCNIRQLSERLENQNRALTQLEDRCTSLKSTVDQLKERLQKSAVNETQLRGDIKTLQKELSEQGHCYQANEDKLKLLQKTLQTAENEKRILNERLDSAQTNLNELRRSQQAQLDGNQRLQEQVTDLEVQRSALESQLRILKWNQENGDKGLSNGNGSAPREEEELSRQLKSSQREKSELRSKLQTLQDKVKQLECDRKSKFAGGSAYDRAEKASSYYNGAGGGGGGGGGTAGDAGEYDSNRYDMGGNGGSYSCGLDHSTIEQETRDLRLKVRRLETLLAEKESELARCKARMHDTSKCNDGLDADRYRSAQMHAEKLLDAREQSHKQQVLRLENQISMLREQLAQEAKRRQQYVLRSSKANREMQHLRSTLGDSLRNVSQHPVDAHLLESESRRLDSAVSMSLPPSTCRDYDRD, from the exons ATGCAAGCGTATCGCGATAATTTCAAGCAGACGCCTTGCCCATCGGCCGTCGACCTTCCTGGTCCGCcaacaggaggaggaggaggtggaagaggaggagaaggaggcacaAGTTCCCAGCGTCTGCCCTTCTCCCGCAATCGCGGTGGGCGTGGCGAGTCGTGCAATAACGCCCACAACGGCTCTGGAGGTGCCATTACGCCCCGCATGATGAGTCCCGCCCCGATTCCGACTCCGGCTCCGGCACCGCCAATCGGGGATTGCTCCGCGAATGCGCTGCTGCGTCAGAATCAGGAGTTGCGTCAGCGTCTGGCCGATGAATCCCATAGCTATCGGCGACGTCTCGACACCTACAAGCAGGCTCAACATAATCAGGCCAATCTCGTCAGTCGTCTGCAGTCCAAGATCCAGCAGTACCGACAACGTTGCAGCGATCTCGAGGATCGCATGCATGACACCatcaaaccaacaacaacaacgacaacaacagcgacatcGGTGCCATGTGTTCCCAAGCTGACAACGGGACCAACAGCTAGCCAAGTGCTG TGCTCCACGTCACTGACCTTAGGCCAGAGCAGTTTGCCGTGCAGTTCCTCGCTGGATTCTCCACCGCCGAGTTGCAGTCGGGATTATCTGCTGGACGATGGCGGCAACGAGCTGTGCCGCAAGCTGGAGGAGGAGCGCAATCGTTGCGAGCAGATTGTGGCCCAGAACAATGCGTTGCGACAGCAGCTGGAGGAATCGAATCGGACCAACGAGGCGTTGACCAATGACTTGCAGAAGTTGACCAACGATTGGGCGGGCATGCGGGATGAGCTGCTGATCAAGGAGGATGAGTtcaaggaggaggagcaggcaTTCAAGGATTACTACAACAGCGAGCACAATCGACTGCTGAAGATGTGGCGTGAGGTGGTCGCTGTCAAACGTGCCTTCAAGGATATGCAGAGTGCCATGAAATCGGAGGTGGCCAAAATGGGACAGGAAATCAATGGCGTCAGCAAGGACATCAATTGTTCCAACTCCTCGGTGGCATACACACTCCAACAGGCCAAAAGAGCTGCCGACGAGGAGCTGAAGCAAACACGACGCATCAATGATGAATTGCAATCCCAATTGGCCACATTGAAG GTGCAATATGAGAGTGCACGGCACGAGATCATGGAGCGTGATCAGCGGCTGTTGGAGCTGATGAATCAATTGAAAAAGCTGGAGGATCGTTGCGCTCAAGCGGAATCGCAGGCGGCATTAGCGAATCGTTATAATGATGAAATCGAGAGACTTAACAATTCCATGCGAGAGATTGCCCAAGCGGTTGTTCAAGATGCCGAGATCGCTGATCGTGAGGCAGACGCCGAGGTCAACACGGCCATGCAGCACATGCATCTATCACGTGACGGAGCAGCTGGAACCGGAGCCGGAGGGGGTGGGGGAGGGGGAGCGAGTACGGGTGGAAAATCACCGCGACGCAATTCGACACGCGCCTCGCAAGCCTTTGCCGAGGGCACCATTTCCGCCGTACAGGCAGCCCtacataaatatcaattagCCCTGCATGACATGCAGGTCAAGTTCCAGCACAGCAGTGAATCCTTGCGCAACACCAGAACCCAACTGGACACCAGCGAGGGCACCAAACAGCTTCTTACCAACAAAATGCAGCAGCTAACGGAGAAACTCGATGCCAGCAATTCCAAATTATCCGAATTGCTGCAGGAGCGAGAGAGTCTACAGAAAACCCTTGACGAGGTCCGGGTACAAAAACAACAGTCGGAAATGGGACGTGCCGATCTCAACAATGCG TTTGAAAATCTAAGCGGCGACTTTGAGAAGCTGCAATTGAACTatggaaaattgcaaaaacgCATCGATTCCATGGAGGAGGATAAGAAGGCCGTGGAGTTGGAGATACAACGCATACTCAAGGACAAGAACATAACTGAGCTGAATCTAAG ATCGGAGGAAGATCGGAGCAGTCGGTTGAGGGAGGAGACGATATCGCTGCGAGAGGAGCTGAATCGTGTGAGTCTCAATAGAGATCTTCTGGAGCAACAACGCATTGAATCCGATAATTTGATTGGTTTGCTGGAGAAGCAAAAATCGGATCTGGAATACGATCTGGATAAGATACTGCTGGAGAAGTGTGACTTGCAGGAGAAACACGAGAAGCTATCGAATAACAATTGTTCCACCAGCGATGAGCTGAAATCGGTGCAGAATTGTCTGCAGGATGTGCAGGAGGAGCGAAAGAAACTCCGATTGCAATCCACAGATCAGGCCAATGAAATTGGCGAACTGAAGAAGGAGTTGGCCGTGTTGGATAAGGCACGTCTCGAACTGGAGACGGACAATCTCTCCTACAGCGAGAAGCTCAAGTGTCTGCAGCTGGAGAAGGAGAAGATTCTACAGGATTTGGCATGCATGACGCGGGAGAAATGCGATATACACAATCAACTGACCGCCACCTGTCGTAAAAAGGAGGCAACTAATGAGGAACTGATGCGCACCCGACAGAGATTGGAACAGACGACGGAGACAAACAGTCGCCTCAATAGGAACATTGAGGATATGGTCAAGGATGTGGAGGAGAAGCAGGTGGTCATTGATCTGCATGAGAAGGATACACATCGTTTAAATGAATTGCTCGCTGCCCTGCGCTCCGAAAAGGAATCCCTGGAGACGGTGCTTTTTGATACCAATACCACCCTGGAGACGGTCGAGGAGAAGCGCAGCCAATTGGAGCGTGATCTGCAAGAGGCACTGGTGCGCGAGGAATCCCTAAAGAATCATGTGGCACGACTGCAAAAGGATCTGGAGATTTGTCAACGCAAGGCGCAGGAAACCAAGACGCAGTTGCTCAATGCCGCCCGTGCCGCCGACAGTGAGTTCAATCAGCGGATTGCCAGTCTGCAGGCAGCTGCCGAGGATGCCTCCAAGCGACATGGCGACGAAGTGCTCCAACTGCGCACGGCACTCGAGAAACGCATGCAACAGGCTCTGCAGGCACTGCAAACCGCCAAGGATGATGAGATTGAGAAGCTGCAGGAGCGTCTGGCCGCCTTACAGGCACACATTGAGAGTCTGGTGCAGCAGCATGAGGAGACGCTCATCCGGGCCGAGAACGAGAAGCAACAGGCTCTGCTGATGGCCCATCGGGATAAGCAGGCGGTTGCCGAGCGTCTCGAGTCCGTGTCGAGGGATCTCAAGACCGAACAGGAGGCCCTGGATCGCAGCAAGCGGGAGGCCAATGCCAGGGATGAGAAACAACGCTCGGCAATTGCCCAGCTCAAGGATGAGATTGTCCTCATGCGCACCAAGGAGGAGGAGCACAA GATTAAACTGGAGGAGTGCATCAGGAAGCAGGAGCTGCAGCTGAACAGCATGCGGGAGGAGAGGGACACTCTCTGTCGACTGAGCGAGGAGTTCAAGATGGAAATCCGCCTGAAGGAGGACAAAATGGAGGGCACCAACAATGAGCTGCAGGATGCGCTCCGCAAGACCAAAGAAG GTGAGGGCTACATCGAGAGTCTGCGCAAGGAGCTGACGGACAGTCGACGTCAGCTGGCGGACAGCAACATTGAGCGGGACAAGTATTCGAGCAGCAACAAGGAGCTGCGGGATCATGTGAAGCGGGTGGAGAGCGCCAAGCGGGAGCAGGCACGAGCCATTGAGGAGGCGCTACAGAAGATTAGCAATCTGGAGGAGACCAGGAATACGCTGGAGAATGAACGCACGCGTCTCAGCACCATATTGAAGGAGACAGAGAATAACTTTACCAAGACAACGCAG GAACTAAATTCGACCAAGTCCACGTTGCACAAAACCCAAATGGAGTTCGCCCAGAAGGACGAGGGCGGCAAGGAGCTGCAGACCAAGCTGTCGGCGGAAATGGAACTGAAGGAGCGGGCCCAACAGGAGCTCTGTCAGATCAAGAAGCAGCTGTCGGATCTGGAGGCGAATCTGTGCGCGACACGTCAGGAACTGGGCAGAGCCAGGTGCCACAACAACCAGGAGGAGCATCGCTTCCATGCGCGGGAACAGGAGCTCGCCACACGCATGGAGGAGGCACGTGGACGTGAGAAGCGACTAGAGGATCAGAAGCATAATCTGGAAGTGTGTCTGGCGGATGCAACGCAACAGATCCAGGAGCTCAAGGCACGTCTGGGTGGAGCGGAGGGACGCATCCGGGCGCTGGATGAGCAACTGGCCTGTCTGGAGCTGCACAAGCGGGATGTGGAGCACAAGCTGAGCTCCGTGGTGCACACCTTAAGGAGAATCGCTGGCATTCAAGTGGATGGCAGTGTCAATCTCTCACATCGTTTGCTATCTCCCTCTAGAAGATTCAGTCCCTCACGCAGTGTGGGAGATTACGATACCAGGAGCACATCCCAATGCCCGGATGCAGCCATCGATGTGGATCCCGATCTGATAAGAAAGGGCGTGCGCAATCTGATGCATCAAGTGGCCCATTTGGAACGCGAAAAGGATGACTACAAATCCCAATTGGCTGCGTTTAAGAAACAGCTCCAGGATGCCGCCGAGCAGCAATTGAGATGTGACGCCAAGCTGGGTAAACTCCAGGCCATGCTGCGTAATCTGCAAGAGGAGAAGAGCAATCTGGAAACGGAGCGCAAGATGAAAATCAGCGCTTTAAATGCGCTGGAGGAGAAGCTCAAGCAACGCTCGGATGAATGCCAAATGTTGCGGGAACGTTTGGCCCAAACCGAGATGCAATTGGCCGCCACCTCCGAGGAGAATGGCCAGAACGAGGAGCGCTTGGAGAAATCGCGACAGCAGTGCGGCAAATTGGAGCAGGAGAAGCGTCTGCTGCAGGAGGAACTGGCCAAAGTGGAGGGCAGAGCCAGCAAATTGGATCTACAACGTGTGGCACTCGAAGGCGACTTGACACGCCTCCAAATGGCGCTGCAAGAGAAGGACTGCAATATCCGGCAGCTGTCGGAGCGTCTGGAGAATCAAAATCGCGCCCTCACACAGCTGGAGGATCGCTGCACCTCGCTCAAGTCCACGGTGGATCAGCTCAAGGAGCGTCTGCAAAAGTCAGCGGTTAATGAAACCCAATTACGTGGCGACATCAAGACACTGCAAAAGGAGCTCTCCGAGCAGGGACATTGCTACCAGGCCAACGAGGACAAGCTCAAGCTGCTGCAAAAGACCCTACAAACGGCGGAGAATGAGAAACGCATCCTCAACGAACGTCTGGACAGCGCACAGACGAATCTCAACGAGCTGCGACGCAGTCAGCAGGCCCAACTCGATGGCAATCAGCGGCTCCAGGAGCAGGTCACCGATCTTGAGGTGCAGCGTTCGGCACTCGAGTCCCAGTTGCGTATACTCAAGTGGAATCAGGAGAATGGCGACAAGGGACtcagcaatggcaatggcagtgCTCCgcgggaggaggaggagctcAGTCGTCAGTTGAAATCGTCTCAGCGGGAGAAATCGGAACTAAGGAGCAAACTCCAGACACTACAGGACAAGGTGAAGCAGCTGGAGTGCGATCGCAAGAGCAAATTCGCTGGTGGTAGTGCCTATGATCGTGCCGAGAAAGCCAGCTCCTATTACAACGGAGcaggaggtggaggtggaggaggaggaggaactGCTGGTGATGCTGGAGAATATGACTCCAATCGCTATGATATGGGTGGCAATGGTGGCTCCTACAGCTGTGGTCTGGATCACAGCACCATTGAGCAGGAGACTCGTGATCTACGCTTGAAG GTGCGTCGCCTGGAAACGCTGCTGGCGGAGAAGGAGTCGGAGCTGGCTCGCTGTAAGGCGCGCATGCATGACACCTCCAAATGCAACGATGGCCTGGATGCCGATCGATATCGCAGTGCCCAGATGCATGCCGAGAAACTGCTCGATGCCCGTGAGCAATCCCACAAGCAGCAGGTCTTGAGACTGGAGAATCAG ATTTCCATGCTGAGGGAACAACTCGCCCAGGAGGCTAAAAGACGTCAGCAATATGTGTTGCGCAGTTCCAAGGCGAACCGAGAGATGCAACATTTGCGCAGCACATTGGGGGATTCCCTAAGGAATGTCTCCCAGCATCCAGTGGATGCACATTTGCTGGAAAGCGAAAGCAGACG CTTGGACTCCGCGGTGTCCATGAGTCTGCCGCCATCAACGTGTCGGGACTATGATCGTGattag
- the LOC117792350 gene encoding glutamyl-tRNA(Gln) amidotransferase subunit B, mitochondrial, with amino-acid sequence MRNYLIVRRLATQPKLADAPKRKWKSVVGLEVHAQIASASKLFSGSGTAFGAPLNTGVAYFDASIPGTLPVLNRKCVESGIKTALALGCRVNEVSMFDRKHYFYADLPNGYQITQQRAALANNGLMTFPVITPGKKVYYKSVNLLQLQLEQDSGKSLHDEYLKRSLVDLNRAGLPLMELVFAPDLETGEEAASLVKELMLILRRLQTCSCKMEEGALRVDANISIHKEGDPLGVRTEVKNIGSVRSISQAITYEINRQLELVADGGVVTNETRNWDAENRRTVAMRDKEVLQDYRFMPEPNLPPLHLNLKPGSRSTKDLISVAALSEEIPELPEHTRQRLMEHYKLNADTAIILVNEPVLLDHFVNITKLLAGVPTKVITNFLINDLLTYCNKLNLDVEDCAISANALKDVIQSLHAEQINLQAARQLIQLLHNNPTQDVDQLVKLHNLQQICDLATIEAYCQQAIANQSKAVQQYQKGKSKALFAIVGEVAKLSTQKANMKIVVDCLEKLLKK; translated from the exons ATGCGAAATTATTTGATAGTGCGTCGACTGGCAACACAGCCCAAGTTGGCCGATGCACCCAAGCG gAAATGGAAAAGTGTGGTTGGCTTGGAGGTACATGCACAAATTGCAAGTGCCTCCAAATTGTTTTCTGGCAGCGGCACTGCCTTTGGAGCACCACTGAACACGGGAGTAGCCTACTTTGATGCCTCCATACCCGGAACACTGCCG GTTCTCAATCGGAAATGCGTGGAATCTGGCATAAAAACTGCCCTAGCGCTTGGTTGCCGGGTGAACGAGGTGTCCATGTTCGATCGCAAGCATTACTTCTATGCTGATTTGCCA AACGGTTACCAGATTACACAACAACGCGCTGCATTGGCCAACAATGGTTTAATGACATTTCCAGTCATAACACCAGGCAAAAAGGTCTATTACAAATCGGTTAATCTGCTGCAATTGCAGCTGGAGCAGGACAGTGGCAAATCGTTGCATGACGAGTATCTGAAAAGAAGTTTAGTTGATCTAAATCGAGCGGGATTACCTTTAATGGAACTGGTCTTTGCGCCAGATTTGGAAACCGGCGAAGAGGCTGCCTCATTGGTTAAGGAACTGATGCTTATACTAAGAAGACTACAAACCTGCAGCTGTAAAATGGAAG AGGGCGCACTCCGTGTGGATGCCAATATATCCATACACAAGGAAGGCGATCCTTTAGGAGTGCGCACCGAAGTTAAGAACATTGGTTCCGTACGCAGCATCTCCCAGGCCATCACATATGAGATCAATCGGCAGCTGGAACTCGTGGCCGATGGCGGTGTGGTTACAAATGAGACACGCAATTGGGATGCGGAGAACAGACGCACTGTGGCAATGCGAGACAAGGAAGTACTACAAGATTATCGCTTTATGCCAGAGCCCAATTTGCCGCCGCTACATTTAAATCTGAAACCAGGCTCGCGTTCCACCAAAGATTTGATATCGGTAGCTGCATTAAGCGAGGAAATTCCCGAGCTGCCCGAGCATACGCGTCAACGTCTTATGGaacattacaaattaaatgccgACACAGCTATTATTTTAGTG aATGAACCTGTGCTGTTGGATCATTTTGTGAATATTACCAAGTTACTAGCTGGTGTGCCGACCAAAGTGATAACCAACTTTTTAATCAACGACTTGCTGACTTACTGCAATAAGCTTAATTTGGATGTCGAAGATTG TGCTATAAGCGCCAATGCCTTAAAGGATGTTATACAGTCTCTGCATGCGGAGCAAATCAATTTGCAGGCGGCACGTCAACTTATACAACTTTTACACAATAATCCCACTCAAGATGTGGATCAG cTTGTGAAGCTGCACAATTTGCAGCAGATCTGTGATTTGGCTACCATTGAGGCATATTGCCAGCAGGCGATTGCCAATCAGTCCAAAGCTGTTCAGCAATACCAGAAAGGAAAGTCCAAGGCGCTTTTTGCCATTGTCGGTGAAGTGGCTAAGTTGTCGACCCAAAAGGCCAATATGAAAATAGTCGTTGATTGTCTGGAAAAGCTGCTTAagaaataa
- the LOC117792347 gene encoding hamartin produces MDIDKIFNDLESNQTQENEEAKKKLVELFTQTKEQWPVRYMLDYYLKTGSLRIMEVLVKAQSPHDGYIFDRLDDWLKQQQYRVQALNVFCFIVRRHPTWLHKIEKHRLIKNVFKLLTHEKDIVPLMCALLCIITLLPIIPNSVPNFLHDLFEVFGHLASWKLQNPRLPDEKLVHLQLGLQMLFHRLYGMYPCNFLGYLSDFIKKDKGGGGIFQHTIKPLLDTVRVHPMLLTATMETEVSNARWKEMEPHDVVMECAHLSLPVLHPDASNEDISSTYPGGTPSYSRMTSTTSDYNNGSSMVALSSQRQTRHFESSSNTPIWSPHNEITTTSSSSAIPLTPTAPFILPSSSNSQLLGVTGSSPPEAAVEATPETTPLKDLRDFKQQQQQQQQQPNSHAVRAIFASSQPSSPMRKEQQSQFHFPDMEEQQRLPQQLSNYERRVQQMLQERKQAEELPELQPEALLTATLSTTGTTLLTLAETPKEPQRNAAVCGECNETERSLCSVGGLHMPTSRSMQQLAKGLKRRNRMASYCCNETGSGNGNGSGGSGSGSSSSSAAKKLTLQRHNQMRRSKSCSALTAVGVETEEDDETDCPSLSQENGNGNGIGIGIGFTQPNQKTVLAGRGLQRSGRVLTMVAPKANESSSSTSSSSANAGTQTLQVLPPHYEDSLFELLFECKEQRNKYERSQLYPQDILDQYIMRSIHAKDSIDLPATASVSASATASSLQEQCQLMCLQLQYESYRRGIHAERNRRLMGRSRDKRSLEMERDRLREQLKNFDAKNRDLAQRMDTAIRLSNERQHGYNEELSDLRSKYQHEQEQNKCLRQANDDLQTRLNAELLQRKESHYERESLRGQLFSMSTELMRCQQEAEMGLQCKQELARLEADFIIMGEVQVRCRDRLAEIDNYRARDEELQMLQDSYNVELKELKHSLDEKTSLLESTRHKISEQQAQLVNSEKVIAEQKRILRTVKDEYDERFKSVNKKYDTQKKIFLQMEEKLMMSLQQPQSAMGHTTCSPDTDRTDIASSMERNSPLSTSLASSESLSASLRSTELKNLQQLLETPPVPEVMSRDAGAGNLPAIDLATSAGGTASAINIMQTDELDMPTTSNHTHSHTHTHTHTHPHLHLQQQQQEQQQQQQPEQPQNMRL; encoded by the exons atggACATTGATAAGATCTTTAATGATTTGGAATCAAATCAGACGCAGGAGAACGAGGAGGCAAAAAAGAAACTTGTTGAGCTTTTTACACAGA CTAAGGAACAATGGCCGGTGCGCTATATGCTGGATTATTATCTAAAAACCGGCTCGTTGAGGATTATGGAGGTGCTGGTCAAGGCGCAATCTCCGCACGATGGTTACATCTTTGATCGCCTGGACGATTGGctgaaacagcaacaatatcgTGTCCAGGCATTGAATGTCTTTTGTTTCATAGTGCGACGTCATCCCACCTGGTTGCACAAAATCGAGAAACATCGGCTGATTAAGAACGTCTTTAAGCTGCTAACG CATGAAAAGGACATTGTGCCGTTGATGTGTGCGCTGTTGTGCATCATTACCTTGCTGCCGATCATACCCAACTCGGTGCCGAACTTTTTGCATGATCTCTTCGAGGTCTTTGGACATTTGGCCTCCTGGAAGCTGCAGAATCCACGACTGCCCGATGAGAAGCTGGTACACCTGCAGTTGGGCTTGCAAATGCTCTTTCATCGCCTGTATGGCATGTATCCATGTAATTTCCTAGGATATCTCTCGGATTTCATCAAGAAGGACAAAGGAGGGGGCGGCATCTTTCAGCATACGATAAAACCCTTGTTGGACACGGTGCGTGTGCATCCCATGCTCTTGACTGCCACCATGGAAACGGAGGTGAGCAATGCACGCTGGAAGGAAATGGAACCACATGATGTGGTCATGGAGTGTGCACATCTCTCACTGCCCGTGCTGCATCCGGATGCGAGCAATGAGGACATTAGCTCGACATATCCTGGAGGAACTCCTAGTTACAGTCGCATGACATCGACAACATCCGATTATAATAATGGTAGCTCCATGGTGGCATTGTCGAGCCAACGACAAACGCGACACTTTGAGTCGAGCAGCAATACGCCCATCTGGAGTCCACACAATGAGATCACCACGACGAGCAGCAGTTCGGCTATTCCCTTAACTCCCACTGCTCCATTTATATTGCCATCGTCGAGCAATTCCCAGCTGTTGGGTGTTACAGGCTCATCACCGCCAGAGGCTGCCGTGGAGGCCACACCCGAGACAACGCCGCTCAAGGATCTGCGTGACtttaagcagcaacagcagcaacaacaacaacagcccaATTCACATGCAGTGCGCGCAATCTTTGCCAGCAGTCAACCATCGTCACCCATGCGCAAGGAACAGCAGAGTCAATTCCATTTCCCCGACATGGAGGAGCAACAACGTTTGCCACAACAGCTAAGCAACTACGAGCGGCGTGTGCAGCAAATGTTGCAGGAACGCAAGCAGGCAGAGGAACTGCCGGAACTGCAGCCGGAGGCGTTGCTCACGGCAACGCTCAGCACGACGGGCACAACGCTGCTGACGCTGGCAGAGACGCCCAAGGAGCCGCAGAGGAATGCGGCGGTGTGCGGCGAATGCAATGAAACGGAGCGTAGCTTGTGCAGCGTGGGTGGCTTGCATATGCCCACCAGTCGATCCATGCAACAGCTGGCCAAGGGACTCAAGCGACGCAACCGCATGGCCAGCTATTGTTGCAACGAGACGGGCAGTGGCAACGGGAATGGCTCCGGTGGCTCTGGCAGTGGCAGCTCCTCCAGCTCGGCAGCCAAGAAACTGACACTGCAAAGGCATAATCAAATGCGACGCAGCAAATCCTGTTCAGCTTTAACAGCAGTGGGTGTGGAAACTGAAGAGGATGATGAAACCGATTGTCCCAGTCTATCACAGGAGAATGGCAATGGTAATGGCATCGGCATTGGCATCGGATTCACTCAACCAAACCAAAAGACTGTGCTGGCTGGACGAGGATTGCAGCGTAGTGGACGCGTACTGACCATGGTGGCACCCAAAGCCAACGAATCCTCCTCTTCAACCTCATCCTCGAGCGCCAATGCGGGCACACAGACGCTGCAGGTGCTGCCACCGCACTATGAGGATTCGCTGTTTGAGCTGCTGTTTGAGTGCAAGGAGCaacgaaataaatatgaaCGTAGTCAATTGTATCCGCAGGATATACTCGATCAATACATAATGCGTTCCATACACGCCAAGGATTCGATTGATCTCCCTGCCACAGCATCTGTATCCGCATCCGCAACCGCATCTTCGCTGCAGGAGCAGTGTCAACTCATGTGCCTGCAGCTGCAATATGAAAGCTATCGTCGTGGCATCCACGCCGAACGCAATCGTCGCCTGATGGGACGCAGTCGGGATAAGCGGAGTCTGGAAATGGAACGCGATCGTTTGCGGGAGCAACTGAAGAACTTCGATGCCAAGAATCGGGATCTCGCACAGCGCATGGACACCGCCATTCGGCTGTCCAATGAGCGTCAGCATGGCTACAACGAGGAGCTGTCCGATCTGAGATCCAAATATCAACACGAACAGGAGCAGAACAAGTGTCTGCGGCAGGCAAACGATGATCTCCAGACGCGTCTCAATGCGGAACTCCTGCAACGCAAGGAGTCCCACTATGAGCGTGAATCCCTGCGGGGTCAACTCTTTTCCATGTCCACCGAACTGATGCGTTGCCAACAGGAGGCGGAAATGGGACTGCAATGCAAACAGGAGTTGGCACGCCTCGAAGCTGACTTCATCATCATGGGCGAGGTGCAGGTGCGTTGTCGGGATCGTCTCGCCGAGATTGACAATTATCGGGCACGCGACGAGGAGCTGCAAATGCTCCAAGACAGCTACAATGTCGAGCTTAAAG AGCTAAAGCACAGTCTGGATGAGAAGACTTCGCTGCTGGAGAGCACCAGGCATAAGATAAGTGAGCAGCAGGCTCAATTGGTCAACAGCGAGAAGGTCATCGCAGAACAGAAGCGTATCCTGCGCACGGTCAAAGATGAATATGATGAAAGGTTCAAG TCGGTTAACAAGAAGTACGACACTCAGAAGAAGATCTTTCTGCAAATGGAGGAGAAGCTGATGATGTCGTTGCAACAGCCACAGAGCGCCATGGGGCATACCACCTGTTCGCCGGACACGGATCGTACAG ACATTGCCTCATCGATGGAACGCAACTCGCCGCTCTCCACATCGCTGGCATCAAGTGAAAGTTTGTCGGCCAGTCTGCGATCCACGGAGTTGAAGAATCTACAGCAGCTGCTGGAGACGCCGCCAGTGCCGGAGGTGATGAGCAGAGATGCTGGAGCTGGCAATTTGCCGGCCATTGATTTGGCCACATCGGCTGGAGGCACTGCAAGCGCCATAAATATAATGCAGACAGATGAATTGGATATGCCTACAACATCCAatcatacacactcacacacacatacacacacccacacccacccacatttacatttacaacaacaacagcaggagcagcaacaacaacaacaaccagaacagCCGCAAAATATGCGTTTGTAA